One part of the Rutidosis leptorrhynchoides isolate AG116_Rl617_1_P2 chromosome 1, CSIRO_AGI_Rlap_v1, whole genome shotgun sequence genome encodes these proteins:
- the LOC139873366 gene encoding ATG8-interacting protein 2-like, giving the protein MADREEGQTNTPRGADWEVVSLTASAYAAAPGGNMPDFKQREKDEAVNKDKTETSNALFMSGHFVLPSEPEKTEILDQQVVKDDGSESVTYLGEVTKEGENWNLMKLTDPDLTLSGKEQSFYGSSTLDSLHSEATIGALNINDETSDLDESVQFTDPVSDSNTCNLDSSEDKHDGSGTPYACWLKKQAACLYAHAKETNTFWSVFAAAAVLGIVIISKKWQQEKWQVLRQEWKSRSHDEKMRMMAAPISRFKGLMIGGQLQDFPIRGSVSPDL; this is encoded by the exons ATGGCGGATAGAGAGGAAGGACAGACAAATACACCTCGAGGTGCAGACTGGGAAGTCGTATCACTCACTGCATCAGCATATGCTGCTGCACCTGGTGGAAATATGCCAGATTTCAAGCAACGCGAAAAGGATGAGGCAGTTAACAAAGATAAAACCGAAACTTCAAATGCGTTATTTATGTCTGGTCATTTTGTTTTGCCATCGGAACCTGAAAAAACTGAGATCCTTGATCAGCAGGTTGTAAAAGATGATGGTTCTGAATCTGTAACATATCTAGGTGAAGTTACAAAAGAAGGAGAAAACTGGAATCTTATGAAGTTGACCGACCCAGATCTAACCTTATCTGGAAAAGAACAGAGTTTTTATGGTTCGTCGACGCTTGATTCGTTACACAGTGAAGCAACTATTGGTGCATTAAATATAAATGATGAAACAAGCGATTTGGACGAGTCTGTACAGTTTACTGATCCAGTATCAGATTCAAACACTTGTAATCTTGACAGTAGTGAAGACAAGCATGATGGATCTGGAACACCTTATGCATGTTGGTTGAAAAAACAAGCTGCTTGTTTATATGCACATGCAAAAGAGACGAATACGTTTTGGTCTGTTTTTGCTGCTGCTGCGGTGCTAGGCATTGTTATCATCAGCAAAAAGTGGCAACAAGAAAAATGGCAAGTTTTGCGACAGGAGTGGAAATCTAGGTCCCATGATGAG AAAATGAGGATGATGGCAGCTCCCATATCCCGATTCAAAGGCTTAATGATAGGTGGCCAGCTGCAAGATTTTCCCATCAGGGGAAGTGTCTCTCCAGACCTTTAA
- the LOC139873384 gene encoding origin of replication complex subunit 5, whose product MSNEESTQVTRRTTRLSASSSSIQNETLTKTINLPPLTLHDLVFTETETLTLDNLISSLPGRRPQILEILRLLGPVNSPLSPLFVYGGVSTGKTSTILQVFRYLKRPFVYSSCRTCYNARQLFDNILNQLLLHRKCENNGYSSAKKCEKQADFANLLKDALMGVVDRLKGNVGKSSSSKKSEKRADLVNGNMVYLVFDSLELVRDWDKSCTILPLLFKLHDILKVSDVGLIFVSSSSLDTYHSDTGFVDPIPVYFPDYTEEELRQIFMRNHSNSKLRSAFLDVVLKPFCRVTRRFDELSTALTPLFEKYCEPLSDLGVIPNEETKRRLFSCIQPHIAPALNEVFRVTSQVSLDASGSKDKLKRKSNSKKFGSSDSIGELDFHMSTSAKYLLISAFLASRNPATLDASLFDSTGGSANQRRKRKSSEKSMDLKEASEQEAFMKGPGTFPLERLLAIFQCITSVAEHSLDDEEEEESQDDRTENGLMPGILLQVASLCSANFITKGGSCPLEGSVRYRSTVSEDLVLKVARSLKFPLSKYLYRR is encoded by the exons ATGAGCAATGAAGAAAGTACTCAGGTTACTAGAAGAACAACACGATTATCTGCATCATCTTCTTCCATCCAAAATGAAACCCTAACTAAAACCATCAATCTCCCGCCACTCACACTTCACGATCTCGTTTTCACTGAAACCGAAACCCTAACTTTAGATAACCTAATTTCTAGCCTACCCGGAAGACGACCTCAGATTCTTGAAATTTTACGCCTTTTAGGTCCAGTCAATTCTCCGTTATCACCGTTATTTGTTTACGGCGGCGTATCAACGGGTAAAACAAGTACTATTCTGCAAGTATTTCGGTACTTAAAGAGGCCATTTGTGTACTCTAGTTGTAGGACGTGTTACAATGCACGCCAACTGTTTGATAATATTCTTAACCAGTTACTGCTTCATAGGAAGTGCGAAAACAACGGTTATTCGAGTGCGAAGAAATGCGAAAAGCAAGCAGATTTTGCTAATCTTTTGAAGGATGCATTGATGGGTGTTGTTGATCGTTTGAAAGGGAATGTAGGTAAATCGTCTAGCTCGAAAAAGAGTGAAAAACGAGCTGATTTGGTTAATGGAAACATGGTGTATTTAGTTTTTGATAGTTTAGAGCTTGTTAGAGATTGGGATAAAAGTTGTACCATATTGCCTTTGTTGTTTAAGCTGCACGATATTTTGAAGGTTTCGGATGTTGGTTTGATTTTCGTTAGCAGCTCATCACTTGATACTTATCATTCGGATACCGGTTTTGTTGATCCTATACCTGtttatttccctgattatactgaAGAAGAACTCAGGCAGATATTTATGAGAAACCATTCTAACTCAAAACTCCGTTCGGCTTTTCTTGA TGTGGTATTGAAGCCTTTTTGTCGAGTAACAAGGAGGTTTGACGAGTTATCTACCGCTTTGACACCGTTATTTGAGAAATATTGCGAGCCTTTAAGTGATTTGGGTGTTATCCCAAATGAAGAAACAAAGAGAAGGTTGTTTAGTTGTATTCAACCTCATATTGCTCCTGCTTTAAACGAGGTATTCAGAGTTACGTCTCAAGTGTCTCTAGATGCTTCCGGAAGCAAGGACAAACTAAAACGCAAGAGCAACTCGAAGAAATTCGGATCTTCTGATTCGATCGGTGAATTAGACTTTCATATGTCTACGTCTGCAAAGTATCTTCTTATTTCTGCGTTTCTTGCGTCCCGAAATCCCGCTACACTTGATGCATCGTTGTTTGATTCGACTGGTGGTTCTGCTAATCAAAGAAGGAAGAGAAA AAGCTCAGAAAAATCAATGGATTTGAAGGAAGCTTCAGAGCAAGAGGCTTTCATGAAAGGTCCTGGAACTTTTCCATTAGAGAGGTTGTTAGCTATATTTCAGTGCATAACATCAGTTGCAGAACATTCGCTAGacgacgaagaagaagaagaatcacAAGATGATAGAACCGAAAACGGTCTTATGCCCGGCATTCTGTTGCAAGTAGCAAGTCTTTGCAGTGCTAACTTTATAACCAAAGGTGGAAGTTGTCCATTAGAGGGTTCGGTTCGATACCGCTCAACAGTTAGCGAAGATTTGGTCTTAAAA GTAGCAAGGAGTCTTAAGTTTCCGCTTTCAAAGTATTTGTACAGAAGATAG